The proteins below are encoded in one region of Pseudomonas ekonensis:
- a CDS encoding heavy metal translocating P-type ATPase, translating into MSESTTFDLPIAGMTCASCAGRVERALSKVSGASAVSVNLATEQARVQAPGDSLPALIDAVAHAGYSVPQQTLELSIEGMTCASCVGRVERALGKVAGVKRVSVNLANERAHLELLGAVDPQSLIAAVSKAGYSASVFELEHPPADTQQQRLNHERWALFCAIALALPLVLPMLLQPFGVHWMLPAWAQFALATPVQFIFGARFYKAAWKAVRAGAGNMDLLVALGTSAGYGLSVYEWATAAGRMPHLYFEASAVVIALVLLGKYLESRAKRQTASAIRALEALRPERAVQVVDGREQEVAISTLRLDDIVLVKPGERFPVDGEVLEGQSHADEALISGESLPVPKRPGDTVTGGAINGEGRLLVRTTALGAESVLARIIRLVEDAQAAKAPIQKLVDKVSQVFVPAVLVLALATLVGWWLYGAPLETALINAVAVLVIACPCALGLATPTAIMAGTGVAARHGILIKDAEALERAHEVNAVVFDKTGTLTSGTPRIAHFSALDGDEDTLLKQAGALQRGSEHPLAKAVLDTCAERRLNVPDVSDSQSLTGRGIAGHLDGRRLALGNRRLLEESGLGAGTLADAASAWEAEGRTLSWLIEQGPEPRVLGLFAFGDTLKPGALPAVQRLAAEGIHSHLLTGDNRGSARAVAEALGIESVHAEVLPADKAATVAELKKSGVVAMVGDGINDAPALAAADIGIAMGGGTDVAMHAAGITLMRGDPRLVPAALQISRKTYAKIRQNLFWAFVYNLIGIPLAAFGLLNPVLAGAAMALSSVSVVSNALLLKTWQPEDPEDNR; encoded by the coding sequence ATGTCCGAATCAACCACCTTCGACCTGCCCATCGCGGGCATGACCTGCGCCAGCTGCGCCGGCCGGGTCGAGCGGGCCTTGAGCAAGGTCAGCGGCGCCAGCGCCGTGAGCGTCAACCTCGCCACCGAGCAGGCCCGCGTGCAGGCGCCGGGCGACAGCCTGCCGGCGCTGATCGATGCCGTGGCGCACGCCGGCTACAGCGTGCCGCAGCAGACGCTGGAGCTGAGCATCGAGGGCATGACCTGCGCCTCCTGCGTCGGCCGGGTCGAACGCGCGTTGGGCAAGGTCGCGGGGGTGAAGCGCGTCAGCGTCAACCTCGCCAACGAACGGGCCCACCTGGAGCTGCTCGGCGCCGTCGACCCGCAGAGCCTGATCGCCGCCGTGAGCAAGGCTGGCTATTCGGCCAGCGTCTTCGAGCTTGAGCATCCCCCCGCCGACACCCAACAACAACGCCTGAACCATGAGCGCTGGGCGCTGTTCTGCGCCATCGCCCTGGCCTTGCCGCTGGTGCTGCCGATGCTGCTGCAACCGTTCGGCGTGCACTGGATGCTGCCGGCCTGGGCGCAGTTCGCCCTCGCCACCCCGGTGCAGTTCATCTTCGGTGCGCGGTTCTACAAGGCGGCCTGGAAAGCCGTGCGTGCCGGGGCCGGCAACATGGACTTGCTGGTGGCCCTGGGCACCAGCGCCGGTTACGGCCTGAGCGTGTACGAATGGGCCACCGCCGCCGGGCGCATGCCGCACCTGTACTTCGAGGCGTCGGCGGTGGTCATCGCCCTGGTGCTGCTGGGCAAATACCTGGAAAGCCGCGCCAAGCGCCAGACCGCCAGCGCCATCCGCGCGCTGGAGGCGCTGCGGCCCGAGCGTGCCGTCCAGGTCGTCGACGGCCGCGAGCAGGAGGTGGCCATCAGCACCCTGCGCCTCGACGACATCGTGCTGGTCAAACCCGGCGAGCGTTTCCCGGTGGACGGCGAAGTGCTCGAAGGCCAGAGCCATGCCGACGAAGCGCTGATCAGCGGCGAAAGCCTGCCGGTGCCCAAACGGCCGGGGGACACGGTCACCGGCGGCGCCATCAACGGCGAGGGCCGCTTGCTGGTGCGCACCACCGCCCTCGGCGCCGAAAGCGTGCTGGCCCGCATCATCCGCCTGGTGGAGGACGCCCAGGCGGCCAAGGCGCCGATCCAGAAACTGGTGGACAAGGTCAGCCAGGTGTTCGTGCCCGCCGTGCTGGTGCTGGCGCTGGCCACGCTGGTCGGCTGGTGGCTGTACGGCGCACCGCTGGAGACCGCGCTGATCAACGCCGTCGCCGTACTGGTGATCGCCTGCCCGTGCGCCCTCGGCCTGGCCACGCCCACCGCGATCATGGCCGGCACCGGCGTGGCGGCGCGCCACGGGATCCTGATCAAGGACGCCGAGGCGCTGGAGCGGGCCCATGAGGTCAACGCCGTGGTCTTCGACAAGACCGGCACCCTGACCTCCGGCACACCGCGCATCGCCCATTTCAGCGCACTGGACGGTGACGAAGACACCTTGCTCAAACAGGCCGGCGCCCTGCAGCGCGGCAGCGAACACCCGTTGGCCAAAGCCGTGCTGGACACCTGCGCCGAACGCCGGCTGAACGTGCCGGACGTCAGCGACAGCCAGTCCCTGACCGGCCGCGGCATCGCCGGCCACCTCGACGGACGGCGCCTGGCCCTGGGCAACCGCCGCCTGCTGGAGGAAAGCGGGCTGGGCGCCGGCACGCTGGCCGACGCCGCCAGCGCCTGGGAGGCCGAAGGCCGCACCCTGTCGTGGCTGATCGAGCAAGGCCCCGAACCCCGTGTGCTCGGCCTGTTCGCCTTCGGCGACACCCTCAAGCCCGGCGCCCTGCCCGCCGTGCAGCGCTTGGCCGCAGAAGGCATCCACAGCCACCTGCTGACCGGCGACAACCGCGGCAGCGCCCGGGCGGTCGCCGAGGCGTTGGGCATCGAGAGCGTGCACGCCGAAGTGCTGCCGGCGGACAAGGCCGCCACGGTCGCCGAGCTGAAGAAGTCCGGCGTGGTCGCGATGGTCGGCGACGGCATCAACGACGCCCCGGCCCTGGCCGCCGCCGACATCGGCATCGCCATGGGCGGCGGCACCGACGTGGCCATGCACGCGGCCGGCATCACCCTGATGCGCGGCGATCCGCGCCTGGTGCCGGCGGCCCTGCAGATCAGCCGCAAGACCTACGCCAAGATCCGCCAGAACCTGTTCTGGGCCTTCGTCTACAACCTGATCGGCATCCCGCTGGCGGCGTTCGGCCTGCTCAACCCGGTGCTGGCCGGCGCGGCGATGGCGCTGTCCAGCGTCAGCGTGGTGAGCAATGCGCTACTGTTGAAGACCTGGCAACCCGAGGATCCGGAGGACAACCGATGA
- the cueR gene encoding Cu(I)-responsive transcriptional regulator, which produces MNIGQAARHSGLSAKMIRYYESIGLLQAAHRTDSGYRVYGDGDLHTLAFIKRSRDLGFSLEEVGKLLTLWQDRQRASADVKALARQHIDELNQKIRELGELRDTLQDLVEHCHGDHRPDCPILKELASGCCAQPARA; this is translated from the coding sequence ATGAACATCGGCCAAGCGGCCCGCCACAGCGGCCTGAGCGCGAAGATGATCCGCTACTACGAGTCGATCGGCCTGCTCCAGGCGGCCCACCGCACCGACAGCGGCTATCGGGTCTACGGCGACGGCGACCTGCACACCCTGGCGTTCATCAAGCGCTCGCGCGACCTGGGCTTCTCGCTGGAGGAAGTCGGCAAGCTGCTGACCCTATGGCAAGACCGCCAGCGCGCCAGCGCCGACGTCAAAGCCCTGGCCCGCCAGCACATCGACGAGCTGAACCAGAAGATCCGCGAACTGGGCGAACTGCGCGACACCCTGCAGGATCTGGTGGAGCACTGCCACGGCGACCACCGCCCGGATTGCCCGATCCTCAAGGAACTGGCCTCCGGGTGTTGCGCGCAGCCGGCCCGCGCCTGA
- a CDS encoding PA4780 family RIO1-like protein kinase has protein sequence MKTPKRIEPLIEDGLVDEVLRPLMSGKEAAVYVVRCGNQLRCAKVYKEANKRSFRQAAEYQEGRKVRNSRQARAMAKGSKFGRKEAEDAWQNAEVAALFRLANAGVRVPKPYDFLEGVLLMELVADEHGDAAPRLNDVVLEPDQAREYHAFLISQIVLMLCAGLVHGDLSEFNVLLAPTGPVIIDLPQAVDAAGNNHAFSMLERDVGNMASYFGRFAPELKKTRYAKEMWALYEAGTLHPGSVLTGEFADSEELADVGGVMREIEAARRDEERRRAMREAEDAPPGKSDEPPTPPWMQ, from the coding sequence ATGAAGACTCCAAAACGCATTGAACCCCTGATCGAGGACGGTCTGGTCGACGAAGTGCTGCGCCCGCTCATGAGCGGCAAAGAAGCAGCTGTTTATGTGGTGCGCTGCGGCAATCAGTTACGTTGCGCCAAGGTCTACAAGGAGGCGAACAAACGCAGTTTCCGTCAGGCGGCCGAGTACCAGGAAGGCCGCAAGGTGCGCAACAGCCGACAGGCCCGGGCGATGGCCAAGGGCTCGAAGTTCGGGCGCAAGGAGGCCGAGGACGCCTGGCAGAACGCCGAGGTCGCGGCGCTGTTCCGCCTGGCCAACGCCGGGGTGCGGGTGCCCAAGCCGTACGACTTCCTGGAGGGCGTGCTGCTGATGGAGCTGGTGGCCGACGAGCACGGCGACGCGGCCCCGCGGCTCAACGATGTGGTGCTGGAGCCGGACCAGGCCCGCGAGTACCACGCGTTCCTGATCTCGCAGATCGTGCTGATGCTGTGTGCCGGCCTGGTGCACGGCGACCTGTCGGAGTTCAACGTGCTGCTGGCGCCGACCGGGCCGGTCATCATCGACCTGCCGCAGGCGGTGGACGCGGCGGGCAACAACCACGCCTTCAGCATGCTGGAGCGGGACGTCGGCAACATGGCGTCGTACTTCGGCCGGTTCGCCCCGGAGCTGAAGAAGACCCGCTACGCCAAGGAAATGTGGGCGCTCTACGAGGCCGGCACCTTGCATCCGGGCAGCGTGCTGACCGGTGAGTTCGCCGACTCCGAAGAGCTGGCGGACGTCGGCGGCGTGATGCGCGAGATCGAAGCGGCGCGCCGCGACGAGGAACGCCGCCGGGCCATGCGCGAAGCGGAGGACGCCCCGCCGGGCAAGTCCGACGAGCCGCCGACGCCGCCATGGATGCAGTGA
- a CDS encoding methyl-accepting chemotaxis protein, with product MVSTAFHEMVATANEVARSCSQAAESADSGQRQARHGQQQIDAAVNSVDQLSQELEQSAQSMQQLERDSNDIQSILGTIRSIAEQTNLLALNAAIEAARAGEQGRGFAVVADEVRALAKRTADSTAEIDGLLGNLARRTSEVTQQMRASLDVSQQSVARIGEARESFGQIRESVDVIRDMNTQIATAAEEQHQVAEDINRHISQIHGDAQLVAELANSARLDSQSLAGLSNELDGLVRRFRT from the coding sequence ATGGTCTCCACGGCGTTCCACGAAATGGTCGCCACCGCCAACGAAGTGGCCCGCTCGTGCAGTCAGGCCGCCGAGTCCGCCGACAGCGGCCAGCGCCAGGCGCGCCATGGCCAGCAGCAGATCGACGCGGCGGTGAACAGCGTCGACCAGCTGAGCCAGGAACTGGAGCAGTCGGCCCAGTCGATGCAGCAACTGGAGCGCGACAGCAACGACATCCAGTCGATCCTCGGCACCATCCGCTCCATCGCCGAACAGACCAACCTGCTGGCGCTCAACGCCGCCATCGAGGCGGCCCGGGCCGGCGAGCAGGGCCGCGGCTTCGCCGTGGTGGCCGACGAGGTGCGGGCGCTGGCCAAGCGCACGGCGGACTCGACGGCGGAAATCGACGGACTGCTGGGCAACCTCGCCCGCCGCACCAGCGAGGTCACCCAGCAGATGCGCGCCAGCCTCGACGTGTCGCAGCAGTCGGTGGCGCGCATCGGCGAAGCGCGGGAAAGCTTCGGCCAGATCCGCGAATCGGTGGACGTGATCCGCGACATGAACACCCAGATCGCCACGGCCGCCGAAGAGCAGCACCAGGTGGCCGAAGACATCAACCGTCACATCAGCCAGATCCACGGCGATGCGCAACTGGTGGCGGAACTGGCGAACTCGGCGCGGCTGGATTCCCAGAGCCTGGCAGGGCTGTCGAACGAGCTGGACGGGTTGGTCAGGCGCTTCCGTACCTGA
- a CDS encoding acetyl-CoA C-acetyltransferase, whose protein sequence is MTQLRRVAIIGGNRIPFARSNGPYATASNQAMLTAALEGLIERYGLHGLRLGEVAAGAVLKLSRDMNLTRECVLGSRLSPATPAYDIQQACGTGLEAALLVANKIALGQIDCGVAGGVDTTSDAPVSVSEGLRKILLQANRAKTTGDKLKTFLQLRPRHLIPEFPRNGEPRTGLSMGQHCELMAQTWNISREDQDLLALDSHRKLAASYGEGWHNDLTTPFLGLTRDNNLRPDLTLEKLATLKPAFEKSAKGTLTAGNSTPLTDGASVVLLGSEEWAQARGLPVLAYLRDGEAAAVDFVNGAEGLLMAPVYAVPRLLARNGLTLQDFDYYEIHEAFAAQVLCTLKAWEDADYCKTRLGLDAPLGALDRSRLNVKGSSLAAGHPFAATGGRIVANLAKLLDAAGQGRGLISICAAGGQGVTAILER, encoded by the coding sequence ATGACTCAGCTGCGCCGCGTCGCGATCATCGGCGGCAACCGGATACCGTTCGCCCGCTCCAACGGGCCCTACGCCACCGCCAGCAATCAGGCGATGCTCACCGCCGCGCTCGAAGGCCTGATCGAACGCTACGGCCTGCACGGCCTGCGCCTGGGCGAAGTGGCGGCGGGGGCGGTGCTGAAGCTGTCGCGGGACATGAACCTGACCCGCGAATGCGTGCTCGGCTCGCGGCTGTCGCCGGCCACGCCCGCCTACGACATCCAGCAGGCCTGCGGCACCGGCCTTGAGGCGGCGCTGCTGGTGGCCAACAAGATCGCTCTCGGCCAGATCGACTGCGGCGTGGCCGGTGGCGTCGACACCACATCGGACGCCCCCGTCAGCGTCAGCGAAGGCCTGCGCAAGATCCTGCTGCAGGCCAACCGGGCCAAGACCACGGGCGACAAGCTCAAGACTTTTCTGCAATTGCGTCCCCGGCACTTGATCCCGGAGTTTCCGCGCAACGGCGAGCCGCGCACCGGCCTGTCGATGGGCCAGCACTGCGAGCTGATGGCGCAGACCTGGAACATCTCCCGCGAAGACCAGGACCTGCTGGCGCTGGACAGCCACCGCAAGCTGGCGGCGTCCTACGGCGAAGGCTGGCACAACGATCTGACGACGCCGTTCCTGGGCCTCACCCGCGACAACAACCTGCGCCCGGACCTGACCCTGGAAAAACTCGCGACCTTGAAGCCCGCCTTCGAGAAAAGCGCCAAGGGCACGCTGACCGCCGGCAACTCCACGCCGCTGACCGATGGCGCCTCGGTGGTGCTGCTCGGCAGCGAGGAGTGGGCCCAGGCGCGGGGGCTGCCGGTGCTGGCGTACCTGCGGGACGGCGAAGCGGCGGCGGTGGATTTCGTCAACGGCGCCGAAGGGCTGCTGATGGCGCCGGTCTATGCGGTGCCGCGCCTGCTGGCGCGCAACGGCCTGACGTTGCAGGACTTCGACTATTACGAAATCCACGAGGCGTTCGCCGCGCAGGTGCTGTGTACCTTGAAGGCCTGGGAAGACGCGGACTACTGCAAGACCCGCCTGGGCCTCGACGCGCCGCTGGGCGCCCTCGACCGCAGCCGGCTGAACGTCAAGGGCAGTTCGCTGGCGGCCGGGCATCCGTTCGCCGCGACCGGCGGGCGGATCGTGGCCAACCTGGCCAAGCTGCTGGACGCGGCGGGCCAGGGGCGCGGTCTGATCTCGATCTGTGCGGCGGGCGGGCAGGGCGTCACCGCCATCCTCGAACGCTGA